In Saimiri boliviensis isolate mSaiBol1 chromosome 12, mSaiBol1.pri, whole genome shotgun sequence, one genomic interval encodes:
- the LOC141580503 gene encoding uncharacterized protein LOC141580503, with translation MQPSRKFSETEVRNHQTTEQRPRRTTGEAAPGARGPGPFLRDSGAGLSLLPLDPRPKLTLFYPVPRHSDSISVPGEAFSHSASPNSACNPRVGDKRGAGGGKRRGEPWVSGGAVPAQRAPRPAELAGPGWAAPGSVLRAPGCVRSFARALPASPLRPPLPARTALWTHPDPGERILQPQARSGWARRAAGAKRSPAWPPPSACSGPGPDAPRSGRAIFASSERTRRAQAFLPARGPPPSSLLRRARQADSNLCSRRRRRRRRRRLSLGGEGATRERGLGGWAGVRGPRTAHSHWEGARPRRAHPTPGAGPAPPRTRKEPSSRRKRPKDPRSPAPRCREEGPAAGKGAPDCWWCSGGASLLRAGPLAPPHEPAPPPPPGPGPADAVERTRRNATEGSTDARPSAPATLAPAIRARDPRSCGLLRVDSDRHSHCSERQSAGVK, from the exons ATGCAACCCAGCAGAAAGTTTTCCGAAACTGAAGTGCGGAATCACCAAACCACGGAGCAGAGACCGCGCAGGACAACAGGTGAAGCAGCCCCGGGAGCTCGGGGGCCGGGCCCCTTCCTCCGGGACTCGGGGGCGGGCCTGTCGCTCCTCCCGCTCGACCCCCGCCCGAAGCTCACTTTGTTCTACCCCGTTCCCCGCCACAGC GATTCCATAAGCGTCCCCGGAGAGGCTTTCTCCCACTCTGCCTCCCCAAACTCGGCCTGCAACCCGCGGGTAGGAGACAAAAGAGGGGCCGGCGGGGGGAAGCGGCGCGGGGAACCGTGGGTCTCTGGCGGGGCGGTCCCGGCCCAGCGCGCGCCGAGGCCTGCGGAGCTGGCGGGGCCAGGCTGGGCCGCCCCTGGCTCAGTCCTCCGCGCGCCCGGCTGCGTCCGCAGCTTCGCCCGAGCCCTGCCGGCCTCCCCGCTGCGACCGCCCCTCCCGGCCCGCACTGCACTCTGGACTCACCCGGACCCCGGGGAACGCATCCTCCAGCCCCAGGCGCGGAGCGGGTGGGCGCGGCGAGCCGCCGGGGCAAAGCGGAGCCCGGCTTGGCCTCCGCCCTCGGCTTGCAGCGGCCCCGGCCCGGATGCCCCTCGATCGGGCCGTGCGATCTTCGCCTCGAGCGAACGAACGCGCCGAGCCCAAGCCTTCCTGCCCGCCCGCggtcctcctccctcctccctccttcgcCGAGCCCGGCAGGCGGATTCCAATCtctgcagccgccgccgccgccgccgccgccgccgccgactCTCGCTAGGAGGGGAGGGGGCGACGCGGGAGCGGGGGCTTGGGGGATGGGCGGGCGTCCGCGGGCCTCGCACGGCGCACTCGCACTGGGAAGGCGCCCGCCCGCGCCGCGCGCACCCGACTCCGggcgccggccccgccccgccccggacACGAAAGGAGCCGAGCTCGCGGCGGAAGCGCCCGAAGGATCCACGGAGCCCGGCGCCCCGCTGCCGGGAAGAAGGGCCCGCAGCCGGCAAGGGGGCGCCGGACTGCTGGTGGTGCAGTGGAGGGGCGTCTCTCCTCCGCGCTGGCCCTCTGGCCCCTCCCCACGAGCCAGCCCCACCGCCGCCGCCTGGGCCTGGTCCCGCGGACGCCGTTGAGCGCACGCGACGGAACGCTACGGAGGGGAGCACGGACGCGCGGCCATCGGCGCCTGCGACGCTCGCTCCGGCCATCAGGGCCCGGGACCCCCGCTCTTGCGGGCTCCTTCGCGTGGATTCCGACCGACACTCACACTGCAGTGAGCGCCAGTCAGCTGGCGTGAAATAA